A part of Lacibacter sp. H407 genomic DNA contains:
- a CDS encoding Crp/Fnr family transcriptional regulator — protein sequence MSTDQKFLLIRNYDLFSHITDEEYEELNLDHHFIEAPKGEYIYFDSQFHNKLYFLKGGTIKIGYIDDEGKEVVKEIIREGEVFGQFTLERDNLNGEFAQAYKADVSLCAFNIEDFEKLLKSKPNIGFHFTKQVGQKLRKFENRLVNLLNKDVKTRLVNFLVMLAREEGETTDGEKFEIHNFLTHEDISQLIGSSRQTVTTMLNELETAGFITVTRQLINIPSVKNLQKSLAVS from the coding sequence ATGAGCACCGATCAGAAATTTCTACTCATCCGCAATTACGATCTGTTTTCGCATATTACCGATGAGGAATATGAGGAACTGAACCTGGATCATCATTTCATTGAAGCTCCGAAAGGTGAATACATTTATTTCGATTCGCAGTTTCATAACAAACTTTACTTTCTCAAAGGAGGCACTATTAAGATCGGTTATATTGATGATGAAGGAAAAGAAGTGGTGAAAGAAATCATTCGTGAAGGTGAAGTGTTTGGACAATTTACACTCGAACGGGATAATCTGAATGGCGAGTTTGCACAGGCATACAAAGCCGATGTTTCTCTTTGTGCTTTCAACATTGAAGATTTTGAAAAATTGCTCAAATCAAAACCCAATATTGGGTTTCATTTTACAAAACAGGTGGGGCAGAAGCTGCGGAAATTTGAGAACCGTTTGGTGAATCTGCTCAATAAAGACGTAAAGACCAGGCTGGTTAATTTTCTTGTAATGCTGGCAAGAGAAGAAGGTGAAACAACAGATGGGGAAAAATTCGAGATCCATAATTTTCTTACACACGAAGATATTTCCCAGTTGATTGGCAGCAGCCGGCAAACGGTAACAACCATGTTAAATGAATTGGAAACAGCAGGCTTCATCACTGTTACCCGACAGTTGATCAATATCCCATCCGTTAAAAATCTGCAAAAGAGTTTGGCTGTCAGTTAA
- a CDS encoding DinB family protein yields MQLYNAIKASFQQLTNVLDQLTPEQYKAPSTNLSGSSIGQHTRHIIELFQCLQAGYDSGRVCYDERKRDERIETDQVFAQTLLNEIAATLEHSNKELQLIGVYDEVATEQMEVASNYHRELLYNLEHTVHHMALIRVGLKEFNAEPVTEYFGIASSTIRHREQCAQ; encoded by the coding sequence ATGCAGCTTTACAATGCCATCAAGGCATCTTTTCAACAGCTTACCAATGTACTTGATCAGTTAACACCTGAGCAATACAAAGCACCTTCCACTAATTTATCCGGTTCGTCTATTGGTCAACATACACGTCATATTATTGAATTGTTTCAATGCCTGCAGGCTGGATATGATTCCGGTCGGGTTTGCTACGATGAACGGAAACGTGATGAACGTATTGAAACCGATCAGGTGTTTGCTCAAACCTTGTTGAATGAAATTGCTGCAACACTGGAACACTCAAATAAAGAATTACAACTGATTGGCGTGTATGATGAAGTTGCAACCGAGCAAATGGAAGTTGCATCGAATTATCATCGTGAATTATTATACAATCTCGAACACACCGTACATCATATGGCATTGATTCGTGTTGGATTAAAAGAATTCAATGCGGAGCCTGTAACTGAATATTTTGGAATTGCATCTTCAACTATCCGTCACCGTGAACAATGTGCACAGTAA
- a CDS encoding (Fe-S)-binding protein — protein sequence MKIKDNRLIEHMSKQLPVISLVSLSFETKSIDMQIRSMAEMMAANETPEVLFWVGCAGSFDQRAQKITKAFATILDKAGIKFAILGKEEMCTGDPARRSGNEFLFQMMAYNNIQVLNGYGIKKIVTTCPHCFNTLKNEYPALGGNYEVIHHTTLLQQLIDEGKVKLKEGGSFKGKKITYHDSCYLGRTNNIYEAPRKVLEALDAELVEMKRCRSNGLCCGAGGAQMFKEEEKGTTRVNWERTNEAVETGASIIAAACPFCNTMMTDGVKVAEKEESVQVMDVAELVAASL from the coding sequence ATGAAAATCAAAGATAACCGCCTCATTGAACATATGAGCAAACAGCTGCCTGTAATTTCGCTCGTTTCACTTAGTTTTGAAACAAAATCGATTGATATGCAAATAAGATCAATGGCTGAAATGATGGCAGCGAATGAAACACCCGAAGTACTTTTTTGGGTTGGTTGTGCCGGTAGTTTTGATCAACGTGCACAAAAGATCACCAAAGCATTTGCTACGATTTTAGATAAAGCCGGAATTAAATTTGCCATTCTTGGTAAAGAAGAAATGTGTACCGGCGATCCTGCACGCCGTTCAGGTAATGAATTTCTTTTTCAGATGATGGCCTATAATAATATACAGGTGCTGAACGGATACGGAATTAAAAAGATCGTTACAACCTGTCCGCATTGTTTTAATACGTTGAAAAACGAATATCCTGCGTTGGGCGGTAATTATGAAGTGATCCATCACACCACCTTACTACAACAATTGATCGATGAGGGGAAAGTCAAGTTGAAAGAAGGTGGATCATTCAAAGGAAAAAAGATCACCTATCACGACAGTTGCTATCTGGGTCGCACCAATAATATTTATGAAGCGCCACGTAAAGTATTAGAAGCGTTGGATGCAGAACTGGTAGAAATGAAACGTTGCCGCAGCAATGGTTTGTGTTGCGGTGCTGGTGGAGCACAAATGTTTAAAGAAGAAGAAAAAGGTACTACACGTGTTAACTGGGAACGTACAAACGAAGCTGTTGAAACCGGTGCATCTATTATAGCAGCCGCCTGTCCGTTTTGTAATACTATGATGACGGATGGCGTAAAAGTGGCCGAAAAAGAAGAATCCGTTCAGGTAATGGATGTGGCTGAACTGGTAGCCGCCAGCCTTTGA
- a CDS encoding YceI family protein gives MKDIRYSIVIAMLLISTSATSQQFVPVNGQSTVQFTISNLGFDVTGTFGGLQGSVWFDEKNLGSSSVNVTVDAASVDTDNSTRDKHLRGADYFNVKTYPQIRLSSVKIARSATPGYYVLFAKLTVKDTTKDISFPFTATPEAGAYRFKGEFSIKRRDFDVGGKNTISNDLKVKLNVLTKK, from the coding sequence ATGAAAGACATTCGATATTCAATAGTAATTGCCATGTTGCTGATAAGCACATCTGCAACATCACAACAGTTTGTTCCGGTTAATGGACAGTCAACTGTTCAGTTCACTATTTCTAATCTCGGATTTGATGTTACGGGAACATTTGGAGGATTGCAAGGGTCTGTTTGGTTTGATGAAAAGAACCTTGGTAGTTCATCCGTGAATGTTACTGTTGATGCAGCTTCTGTTGATACAGATAACAGCACACGGGATAAGCATTTGCGTGGCGCTGATTATTTTAACGTAAAAACTTATCCACAGATTCGACTCTCCTCTGTAAAAATTGCAAGATCTGCTACACCCGGCTATTACGTACTTTTTGCAAAGCTTACTGTTAAGGACACAACAAAAGATATCAGTTTTCCTTTTACAGCAACCCCTGAAGCCGGAGCGTATCGTTTTAAAGGCGAGTTTTCAATTAAGCGAAGAGATTTTGATGTAGGAGGAAAAAACACAATTTCCAATGATTTAAAAGTGAAACTGAACGTACTCACAAAAAAATAA
- a CDS encoding (Fe-S)-binding protein, producing MQIVQQVLFVLCFAGAVWFFSKKVQEIRRNIFLGLKEDLTDNPSLRWKNMFLLALGQKKMFKNPLVAVLHLIVYLGFVIINVEVLEIVLDGVLGTHRLFLPVLGSFYSLLINSFELLALGVLVACVIFLVRRNSLQLKRFLSNDLNGWPRSDANNILITEIVLMSLFLLMNATDRALQLNGVAHYADTGNFVLSGLLAPSLTGLSETSLIAIERSAWWLHILGILAFLNYLPWSKHLHILLAFPNAWYGRLTNKGAMTNMTSVQNEVKYMMQPELAPTDAAPPSKFGAKDVFDLSWKSLLDAYSCTECGRCSAACPANTTGKLLSPRKIMMSTRDRLEEVGRNINANKEFKDDGKTLLNDHITVEELRACTTCNACVEECPVSIDPLSIILELRRSLIMEDSNAPGEWNAMFSNVENNFAPWKFSPDERDKWAEEMQQS from the coding sequence ATGCAGATCGTTCAACAGGTTTTGTTTGTGCTTTGTTTTGCCGGGGCCGTTTGGTTCTTCAGTAAGAAAGTGCAGGAAATAAGAAGAAATATTTTTCTTGGATTGAAAGAAGACCTTACCGACAATCCATCGCTACGCTGGAAAAATATGTTCTTACTTGCGCTGGGGCAAAAGAAGATGTTTAAAAATCCGCTGGTGGCTGTACTGCATTTGATCGTGTATCTCGGCTTTGTGATCATTAATGTTGAAGTGCTCGAAATTGTATTGGATGGCGTGTTGGGAACACACCGTTTATTTCTGCCGGTGCTTGGTTCATTTTATAGTTTGTTGATCAACTCTTTTGAACTGTTGGCGTTGGGCGTATTGGTTGCCTGTGTTATTTTTCTTGTACGCAGAAATAGTTTACAGCTCAAACGTTTTCTCAGCAACGATCTCAATGGCTGGCCCCGCAGCGATGCAAACAATATCCTGATCACAGAAATTGTATTGATGAGTTTATTTCTGCTGATGAACGCTACCGATCGTGCTTTACAATTAAATGGTGTTGCTCATTATGCTGATACCGGCAATTTTGTTCTTTCCGGTTTACTGGCACCTTCACTTACCGGTTTGTCTGAAACAAGTTTGATCGCTATTGAACGCAGTGCATGGTGGTTGCATATACTTGGCATTCTCGCTTTCCTCAACTATTTACCATGGAGCAAGCATTTGCATATTTTACTGGCATTCCCGAACGCATGGTATGGTCGGTTGACAAACAAAGGCGCCATGACGAATATGACTTCTGTACAAAATGAAGTGAAATACATGATGCAACCGGAGCTTGCGCCAACGGATGCTGCTCCCCCATCAAAATTCGGTGCCAAGGATGTGTTTGATCTGAGTTGGAAAAGTTTGCTGGATGCGTATAGCTGTACAGAGTGTGGTCGATGCAGTGCGGCTTGTCCTGCCAATACAACCGGTAAATTATTAAGTCCAAGAAAGATCATGATGAGCACACGTGACCGCCTGGAAGAAGTGGGCCGAAACATCAATGCCAATAAAGAATTTAAAGATGATGGTAAAACATTGTTGAATGATCATATAACGGTTGAAGAACTACGTGCCTGTACAACCTGCAATGCATGCGTGGAAGAATGCCCGGTAAGCATTGATCCGTTAAGTATTATTCTTGAACTGCGCCGTTCATTGATCATGGAAGACAGTAATGCACCCGGCGAATGGAATGCCATGTTCAGCAATGTTGAAAATAATTTTGCACCGTGGAAATTCAGTCCTGATGAACGTGATAAGTGGGCGGAGGAAATGCAGCAATCGTAG
- a CDS encoding YHS domain-containing (seleno)protein translates to MKQVILFFLFFSSALFGNAQEQKRIQSFNLEDGLAVQGYDVVAYFTEGKAVKGSAANTVFYQGVKYRFSSVANKEEFKKNPSKYEPQYGGWCAFAMGDYGEKVEIDPETFKILNGKLYLFYNKRLNNTLKSWNKNEASLKSKADINWAKFFH, encoded by the coding sequence ATGAAACAGGTTATTTTATTTTTTTTGTTTTTTAGTTCTGCATTGTTTGGTAACGCACAGGAGCAGAAGCGTATTCAATCGTTTAATCTGGAAGATGGGTTGGCGGTGCAAGGATATGATGTGGTCGCCTATTTTACTGAGGGCAAAGCAGTAAAAGGAAGTGCTGCTAATACTGTTTTTTATCAAGGTGTGAAGTACCGCTTCTCGTCGGTTGCCAATAAAGAAGAATTCAAAAAAAATCCATCGAAGTATGAGCCGCAGTATGGTGGCTGGTGTGCCTTTGCAATGGGCGATTATGGAGAAAAAGTAGAGATCGATCCTGAAACATTTAAGATATTGAATGGAAAACTTTATCTCTTTTACAATAAGCGCCTTAACAATACACTCAAATCCTGGAATAAGAACGAAGCAAGTTTGAAATCCAAAGCTGATATTAACTGGGCAAAATTCTTTCATTGA
- the argS gene encoding arginine--tRNA ligase, which translates to MAIQQQIQQAAIKSLEQLYGKTFTAKDFQINKTKPEFEGDYTVVLFSLLKPLSKSPDALGNELGKHMVESDPTLFTSYNIIKGFLNLTVADAYWLNILTSHYNDVSFGKGAAKHQKVMVEYSSPNTNKPLHLGHLRNNFLGWSTAAIINANGYDTVKTCIVNDRGIHICKSMIAWQLFGNGATPQSTNTKGDHFVGDYYVKFNDEYKSQVENLISEGVDKATAEKEAPIMKATQQMLLDWEAGKPEVMELWKEMNTWVYAGFDTTYKRIGSDFDKIYYESNTYLLGKKTVQEGLEKNVFVQKEDGSVWIDLTADGLDEKIVQRKDGTSVYITQDIGLAQQKYDEYRIDQSIYVIGDEQNYHMKVLQLICKKLGLPYADSIHHLSYGMVELPTGKMKSREGTVVDADDLLDEMERVAQQKTEELGKVKDFTAEELKDLYKTIGLGALKFYLLRVDPKKKMIFNPEESIDFHGYTGPFIQYTHARIKSILRKETAQPGKVQQTSLLKLEKELLIDLENFPTVIEQSGNEHDPSHLANYVYNIAKTFNSFYTEHSVMNAETEEKKQLRLLICELTANVIASGMQLLGIKVPERM; encoded by the coding sequence ATGGCAATTCAGCAACAGATACAACAGGCGGCGATCAAAAGTTTGGAACAGCTTTATGGCAAAACATTTACTGCAAAAGATTTTCAGATCAATAAAACCAAACCTGAATTTGAAGGTGATTATACCGTTGTATTGTTTTCGTTACTGAAACCACTATCAAAAAGTCCGGATGCGTTAGGGAATGAACTGGGGAAACATATGGTTGAAAGCGATCCAACACTTTTCACTTCTTACAATATCATCAAAGGGTTTTTAAATCTTACAGTTGCAGATGCTTATTGGTTGAACATCCTTACCAGCCATTATAACGATGTTAGCTTTGGTAAAGGCGCAGCGAAACACCAAAAAGTAATGGTGGAATATTCATCTCCCAATACCAACAAACCACTGCATCTAGGTCATTTACGGAATAATTTTTTAGGCTGGAGTACTGCTGCCATCATCAATGCAAACGGTTATGATACAGTAAAGACCTGTATTGTAAATGATCGTGGGATTCATATTTGCAAAAGTATGATCGCCTGGCAACTGTTTGGAAACGGAGCCACACCACAATCAACCAATACAAAAGGAGATCACTTTGTAGGAGATTACTATGTGAAGTTTAATGACGAGTATAAATCGCAGGTTGAAAATTTGATAAGTGAAGGAGTTGACAAAGCAACTGCAGAAAAAGAAGCACCCATTATGAAAGCAACACAACAAATGTTGCTCGACTGGGAAGCAGGTAAGCCTGAGGTAATGGAATTATGGAAAGAAATGAATACCTGGGTATATGCCGGTTTCGATACGACTTATAAACGTATTGGCAGTGACTTTGATAAGATCTACTACGAAAGCAATACGTATTTACTCGGCAAGAAAACAGTGCAGGAAGGATTGGAGAAAAATGTATTCGTGCAAAAAGAAGATGGAAGTGTGTGGATCGATCTGACAGCTGATGGACTGGATGAAAAAATTGTACAGCGGAAAGATGGCACGTCTGTTTACATCACACAGGATATTGGTTTGGCGCAACAGAAATATGATGAGTATAGAATTGATCAGAGCATTTATGTAATTGGTGATGAGCAGAATTACCACATGAAAGTGCTGCAACTGATCTGTAAAAAGCTGGGACTGCCTTATGCAGATAGTATTCATCATTTGAGTTATGGCATGGTTGAATTGCCAACCGGTAAAATGAAAAGCCGTGAAGGGACTGTTGTTGATGCCGATGATCTGCTTGATGAAATGGAACGTGTAGCGCAGCAAAAAACAGAAGAGCTTGGGAAAGTAAAAGATTTTACAGCTGAAGAACTGAAAGACTTATATAAAACAATTGGCCTTGGTGCATTGAAGTTTTATCTGTTACGTGTGGATCCAAAAAAGAAAATGATCTTTAATCCGGAAGAGTCAATTGATTTCCATGGCTACACCGGACCGTTCATTCAATACACGCATGCAAGGATCAAATCCATTCTTCGGAAAGAAACAGCACAGCCGGGTAAAGTGCAGCAAACAAGCTTGTTGAAACTTGAGAAAGAATTATTGATCGATCTCGAAAACTTTCCAACTGTTATTGAGCAATCCGGCAATGAACATGATCCATCGCACCTTGCAAACTATGTATATAATATTGCAAAAACCTTCAATTCATTTTATACCGAACACTCGGTGATGAATGCTGAAACAGAAGAGAAGAAACAATTGCGTTTACTCATTTGTGAATTAACTGCGAATGTAATTGCAAGTGGTATGCAGTTGTTGGGAATCAAAGTGCCTGAGCGGATGTAA
- a CDS encoding phosphoribosyltransferase family protein, whose product MEKKYILDKETTARKLKRLAFEIVERNHDEHQLFFAAIRQSGLTVAKLLATEVMAISNIHVELVEVTLDKKYPVEVFLNREIGFNNQSVILIDDVANSGKTLLYALKPFLHFQPRKIQTLVLVERTHKTFPVQPDYVGLSVATTLEEHIFVELQGDEITGAYLV is encoded by the coding sequence ATGGAGAAGAAATACATTTTAGATAAAGAAACCACAGCACGTAAACTCAAGAGACTTGCTTTTGAAATTGTAGAACGCAATCATGATGAGCACCAGTTATTTTTTGCTGCCATCCGGCAAAGCGGATTAACGGTTGCAAAATTGCTGGCAACAGAGGTAATGGCAATCAGCAATATTCATGTGGAGTTGGTGGAAGTAACCTTAGATAAAAAATATCCGGTAGAAGTTTTTTTGAATCGTGAAATCGGATTCAACAATCAATCGGTGATATTAATTGATGATGTTGCAAATAGTGGTAAAACATTACTCTATGCACTCAAGCCTTTCTTACATTTTCAGCCACGTAAAATTCAAACATTGGTGTTGGTGGAACGTACACATAAAACATTTCCTGTACAACCCGATTATGTTGGGCTGTCGGTAGCCACCACCTTAGAGGAACATATTTTTGTAGAATTACAGGGCGATGAAATTACGGGTGCTTACCTTGTCTAG
- a CDS encoding LysE family translocator, with the protein MPQVVKILMWGFIISFLGSLPLGTLNVAAMQIGITDGIKPALWFSAGSLTAEIIYVRLSLVAMDWVRKQEKLLKALEWVTVVIVVALAASSFWAAIHPEGDKNVILSNTMHRGALGFTMSALNPVQIPFWFGWSTVLFTKNILKPGFWNYNLYIIGIGIGTLAGNCAFIFGGRLLANQLKATNTIMNYVIGSVFLITAIIQIIRIYSKKDTAHQLEHPEEITSGLEKKIH; encoded by the coding sequence ATGCCACAGGTAGTTAAAATTTTAATGTGGGGCTTTATCATCAGTTTTTTAGGATCGCTTCCGCTGGGAACACTCAACGTTGCTGCTATGCAGATCGGAATCACAGATGGTATCAAGCCTGCACTATGGTTTTCTGCAGGTTCACTCACTGCTGAAATTATTTATGTACGTCTTTCATTGGTTGCCATGGACTGGGTACGCAAGCAGGAAAAATTATTGAAAGCATTGGAGTGGGTAACAGTTGTAATTGTGGTGGCGCTTGCTGCATCAAGTTTTTGGGCCGCCATTCATCCCGAAGGAGATAAGAATGTGATCCTTTCAAATACCATGCATCGTGGAGCTTTAGGATTTACCATGAGTGCATTGAATCCGGTACAGATCCCTTTCTGGTTTGGATGGAGCACGGTTTTGTTTACCAAGAATATTTTGAAACCGGGTTTCTGGAATTATAATTTATACATCATCGGCATTGGTATTGGAACGCTGGCAGGTAATTGTGCATTTATTTTTGGTGGGCGATTACTGGCAAATCAGTTGAAGGCCACCAACACCATTATGAATTATGTGATTGGCTCTGTTTTTTTAATAACAGCCATTATACAGATCATCCGTATTTACAGCAAAAAAGATACAGCACATCAATTAGAACATCCGGAAGAAATTACATCGGGGTTGGAAAAGAAGATTCATTAG
- a CDS encoding DoxX family protein: MSIIKPLHIFFWILRLVAAIILLQTLFFKFTASEESVYIFSTIGIEPWGRIGTGVMELVAALLLLIPRTTAIGALLAIGLMSGALFFHFTTLGIEVKEDGGLLFAYAVIVLVCSAILLFVYQLQIRQLLQSIKQLK, translated from the coding sequence ATGTCAATCATTAAACCACTTCACATTTTTTTCTGGATACTTCGGCTTGTTGCAGCGATCATTTTGTTACAAACATTGTTCTTTAAGTTTACTGCAAGCGAAGAATCAGTTTATATTTTTTCAACCATAGGAATAGAACCCTGGGGCCGGATTGGAACAGGAGTAATGGAATTAGTTGCTGCATTGTTATTATTAATTCCCCGAACAACTGCTATTGGCGCATTACTTGCAATAGGGCTGATGAGTGGCGCATTATTTTTTCATTTCACCACACTTGGTATTGAAGTAAAAGAGGATGGCGGACTTTTGTTTGCCTATGCCGTTATTGTACTTGTTTGTTCTGCTATTCTGTTATTTGTGTATCAGTTACAGATCAGGCAGCTGCTGCAAAGTATAAAACAACTGAAATAA
- a CDS encoding NRDE family protein yields the protein MCTVTYIPVNNSFFLTSNRDEKKVRLKAEQPQWYKFASGHLLFPKDGNAGGTWMALHENGNAMVLLNGGFVNHQYAPPYRKSRGLIFLDIFDHPQPLSAFEQIHLHKIEPFTLVIRQADQLFEARWNGQEKSIKELNAASSYIWSSATLYNNEIIQKREQWFASFLKEYETINGKEILHFHRFAGDGDDANDIMMNRNNELFTVSITQLHRKEDISQMHYHDLVTDQLFSQEYDHSISTVHAIV from the coding sequence ATGTGCACAGTAACTTATATACCCGTTAACAATTCTTTTTTTCTTACATCAAACAGAGATGAAAAAAAGGTGCGGCTGAAAGCCGAGCAACCACAATGGTACAAATTCGCCAGTGGTCATTTATTATTTCCGAAAGATGGCAATGCCGGTGGTACTTGGATGGCATTACATGAAAACGGAAATGCAATGGTGCTGCTCAATGGCGGATTTGTCAATCATCAATATGCACCACCATACCGCAAGAGCAGAGGATTAATTTTCCTTGATATTTTTGATCACCCACAACCATTGTCAGCTTTTGAACAAATTCATCTGCATAAAATTGAACCGTTCACTTTAGTGATTCGCCAAGCCGATCAATTGTTTGAAGCAAGATGGAACGGACAGGAAAAATCAATCAAAGAATTGAATGCAGCTTCATCCTATATATGGTCATCAGCTACGTTATACAATAACGAGATCATTCAAAAGCGTGAGCAGTGGTTTGCCTCTTTTTTAAAAGAATATGAAACGATCAACGGAAAAGAGATACTTCACTTCCACCGCTTTGCAGGTGATGGCGATGATGCAAATGATATAATGATGAACCGCAACAATGAACTCTTTACGGTAAGCATTACGCAACTCCACCGCAAGGAAGATATTTCTCAAATGCATTACCACGATCTCGTAACAGATCAACTTTTTTCACAGGAATACGATCATTCCATTTCAACTGTACATGCGATTGTCTAA